In the candidate division TA06 bacterium genome, CTTTGGGCGGAAACTAAAAAACAAAAGTCCCGACAGGCTGCCGGGCAGCGGAAGAATAAGAGGATGGTGGCCGAACTGGAGGAAAGGATCCATTTGTTGGAAAAGAAGCAGACGCTCTTGGAATCGGACCGGGGCGGCCTGGCGGATCCCGCCATATATAAGGACGGCCCGAAGATGAAGGATCTGATGAACGATTTTGACAAAAACCGCAAGGAGCTTAAATATCTGTATGACCGCTGGGAGCATCATCATGAAGAAAGTGGTTAAGACAGGAGTGGTAAGGCTTTTCATCAATGCCAGGATCCATACACTGGCGGACAAAAGTACGGCCGAAGCCTTGGCCTACGACGCTTTTACCGGAACCATCCTGTCGGTGGGAACCCAAAAGGAACTGCTGGCCGGATATAAATCTTTGAAACCCGAGATCATAGATCTGCAGGGAATGACGGTCCTGCCGGGCTTCACCGATTGCCACACCCATTTTTGCGGTTACTCCCTGATGCTCACCCGGCCCAATCTTGACGGCTTGCGCTCCCTGAAAGACTGCCTGGCGGAAACCGCTAATTACCTGAAAAACAAAAAACCCGGCCAATGGCTCTTGGGCGCCGGCTGGAACAAAAATCTCTGGACCGAAGGCCGCCTACCCCACAAAAGCGATCTAGACGCCATAGCTCCCCATAACCCGGTCTTTTTGTGGAGCAAGGACTGGCATACCGCCTGGCTGAATTCGGCCGCCATCAGGGAACTGGAACTGAGTTCCGGGATGAACGGTCTCCCCGGAAGCCTGGTGGAAAAAGATAAAGATGGGCGTCCCTCCGGCATTGTCCGGGAAGAGGCCGCCAACCAATGTTATTCAAGGATCCCCAAGCCCTCGGAAAAGGAACAACGAGAAGCTTTGCGCCTGGGCCAACTGGCCTTCGCCAAACTGGGGCTGACCGGATTTCATACCATGGAGACCGGTTTGGAGTTTTCCCTTTTGCAGCGGCTGAACCGGGATGGCCTGCTGCTCTTGAGGGCCGTGGCCTACCTGCGGGAGGATTCCTTGTCCGAAGCAGTTGGGCTGGAACTCCGGTCCGGCTTCGGCGACGATTTTCTGAAATTCGGCGGCCTCAAGCTTTTCATCGACGGCTCGCTGGGGTCGCAGACCGCTTTGATGCTTAAAGCTTATTCATCGGGCAGATCCTGCGGCCTGCAGGTGGCCGACTACGACCAATTGCTGTCATTAGTGAAAACGTCCGCCCGGCACGGCATGGCCTGCGCCATCCACGCCATCGGCGACGCGGCCAACAAAATGGCCCTGGATATTTACCAAAAGACCAGAAACTTGGACAAGTCTTTGCGCCAACGGATCGAGCATTGCCAGTTAGTGGAAACTTCGGATATATCTCGATTTAAAGAGCTGGGCATAATTGCTTCGGTCCAGCCGGTGCACTTGGTTTCGGATATTGACCTGATCAAAAAACACTGGGCCGGCCGGGAAGCCTCTGCCTATCCTTTTGGTTCTTTGGTCAGGAATGGAGCCACTGTTGTTTTTGGGTCCGATGCGCCGGTTGAAACGCCAAACCCTTTCAAAGCCATCCAGGCGGCAGTGACCAGACAGAAGGAAAATGATCCGGGAACGGCATTTTACCCTGAGGAACGGATAAATATCCGGCGGGCCGTGCGGGCCTACACGGTAGACGCCGCTTATGCCGGAGGGCGGGAAAAGATTCTCGGCGCCTTGAAGCC is a window encoding:
- a CDS encoding amidohydrolase, which gives rise to MKKVVKTGVVRLFINARIHTLADKSTAEALAYDAFTGTILSVGTQKELLAGYKSLKPEIIDLQGMTVLPGFTDCHTHFCGYSLMLTRPNLDGLRSLKDCLAETANYLKNKKPGQWLLGAGWNKNLWTEGRLPHKSDLDAIAPHNPVFLWSKDWHTAWLNSAAIRELELSSGMNGLPGSLVEKDKDGRPSGIVREEAANQCYSRIPKPSEKEQREALRLGQLAFAKLGLTGFHTMETGLEFSLLQRLNRDGLLLLRAVAYLREDSLSEAVGLELRSGFGDDFLKFGGLKLFIDGSLGSQTALMLKAYSSGRSCGLQVADYDQLLSLVKTSARHGMACAIHAIGDAANKMALDIYQKTRNLDKSLRQRIEHCQLVETSDISRFKELGIIASVQPVHLVSDIDLIKKHWAGREASAYPFGSLVRNGATVVFGSDAPVETPNPFKAIQAAVTRQKENDPGTAFYPEERINIRRAVRAYTVDAAYAGGREKILGALKPGKLADFICLSDDIFQTPAEAISQLKVERTFVGGKEI